One genomic segment of Pseudomonas chlororaphis subsp. aurantiaca includes these proteins:
- a CDS encoding glutamine--tRNA ligase/YqeY domain fusion protein: MSKPTVDPTSNSKTGPAVPVNFLRPIIQADLDSGKHTQIVTRFPPEPNGYLHIGHAKSICVNFGLAQEFGGVTHLRFDDTNPAKEDQEYIDAIESDVKWLGFEWAGEVRYASQYFDQLHEWAVELIKAGKAYVDDLTPEQAKEYRGSLTEPGKNSPFRDRSVEENLDLFARMKAGEFPDGARVLRAKIDMASPNMNLRDPIMYRIRHAHHHQTGDKWCIYPNYDFTHGQSDAIEGITHSICTLEFESHRPLYEWFLENLPVPAQPRQYEFSRLNLNYTITSKRKLKQLVDEKHVNGWDDPRMSTLSGFRRRGYTPKSIRNFCEMVGTNRSDGVVDFGMLEFSIRDDLDHSAPRAMCVLRPLKVVITNYPEGRVENLELPRHPKEDMGVRVLPFAREIYIDRDDFMEEPPKGYKRLEPAGEVRLRGSYVIRADEAIKDADGNIVELHCSYDPDTLGKNPEGRKVKGVIHWVPAAASVECEVRLYDRLFRSPNPEKAEDSASFLDNINPDSLQVLTGCRAEPSLGNAQPEDRFQFEREGYFCADIKDSRPGAPVFNRTVTLRDSWGQ, translated from the coding sequence ATGAGCAAGCCCACTGTCGACCCTACCTCGAATTCCAAGACCGGACCGGCCGTACCGGTCAACTTCCTGCGCCCGATCATCCAGGCGGACCTGGACTCGGGTAAGCACACACAGATCGTGACCCGCTTCCCGCCGGAGCCCAACGGCTACCTGCACATCGGTCACGCCAAGTCGATCTGCGTGAACTTCGGGCTGGCCCAGGAATTCGGCGGCGTCACCCACCTGCGTTTCGACGACACCAACCCGGCCAAGGAAGACCAGGAATACATCGACGCCATCGAAAGCGACGTCAAGTGGCTGGGCTTCGAGTGGGCCGGTGAAGTGCGCTACGCCTCGCAATACTTCGACCAGTTGCACGAATGGGCGGTGGAGCTGATCAAGGCGGGCAAGGCCTATGTCGACGACCTGACCCCCGAACAGGCCAAGGAATACCGTGGCAGCCTGACCGAACCGGGCAAGAACAGCCCGTTCCGCGACCGTTCGGTGGAAGAGAACCTGGACCTGTTCGCGCGCATGAAGGCGGGCGAATTCCCCGACGGCGCGCGCGTGCTGCGGGCCAAGATCGACATGGCCTCGCCGAACATGAACCTGCGCGACCCGATCATGTACCGCATCCGCCATGCGCATCACCACCAGACCGGCGACAAGTGGTGCATCTACCCGAACTACGATTTCACCCATGGCCAGTCGGACGCCATCGAAGGCATTACCCACTCGATCTGCACCCTGGAGTTCGAAAGCCATCGTCCGCTGTACGAGTGGTTCCTCGAGAACCTGCCGGTGCCGGCGCAGCCGCGCCAGTACGAGTTCAGCCGCCTGAACCTGAACTACACCATCACCAGCAAGCGCAAGCTCAAGCAACTGGTGGACGAGAAGCACGTCAACGGCTGGGACGATCCGCGCATGTCGACCCTGTCGGGCTTCCGTCGTCGTGGCTACACGCCGAAATCCATCCGCAACTTCTGCGAGATGGTCGGCACCAACCGTTCCGACGGCGTGGTGGACTTCGGCATGCTGGAGTTCAGCATCCGTGACGATCTCGACCACAGCGCCCCGCGCGCCATGTGCGTGCTGCGTCCGCTGAAAGTGGTGATCACCAACTACCCGGAAGGCCGGGTCGAGAACCTCGAACTGCCGCGTCATCCGAAAGAAGACATGGGGGTGCGGGTCCTGCCGTTCGCCCGTGAAATCTACATCGACCGCGACGACTTCATGGAAGAGCCGCCAAAGGGCTACAAGCGCCTGGAGCCAGCCGGCGAAGTGCGCCTGCGTGGCAGCTACGTGATCCGCGCCGACGAGGCGATCAAGGATGCCGACGGCAACATCGTCGAGCTGCATTGCTCGTACGACCCGGACACCCTGGGCAAGAACCCGGAAGGGCGCAAGGTCAAGGGCGTGATCCACTGGGTGCCGGCCGCCGCCAGCGTCGAGTGCGAAGTGCGCCTGTACGACCGTCTGTTCCGTTCGCCGAACCCGGAGAAGGCCGAAGACAGCGCAAGTTTCCTGGACAACATCAACCCTGACTCCCTGCAGGTCCTCACTGGTTGTCGTGCCGAACCCTCGCTGGGCAACGCACAGCCGGAAGACCGTTTCCAGTTCGAGCGCGAAGGTTACTTCTGCGCGGATATCAAGGACTCGAGACCGGGCGCACCGGTATTCAACCGTACCGTGACCCTGCGCGACTCCTGGGGTCAGTGA
- a CDS encoding peptidylprolyl isomerase — protein sequence MTQVKLTTNHGDIVLELNAEKAPVTVANFVEYVKAGHYENTVFHRVIGNFMIQGGGFEPGMKEKKDKRPSIQNEADNGLSNDKYTVAMARTMEPHSASAQFFINVADNSFLNHSGKTVQGWGYAVFGKVVAGTEVVDKIKGVATTMKAGHQDVPAEDVIIEKAEIVE from the coding sequence ATGACTCAAGTCAAACTGACCACCAACCACGGCGACATCGTGCTGGAACTGAACGCCGAGAAAGCCCCGGTCACCGTGGCCAACTTCGTCGAATACGTTAAAGCCGGTCATTACGAAAACACCGTATTCCACCGCGTCATCGGTAACTTCATGATCCAGGGCGGCGGTTTCGAGCCAGGCATGAAAGAGAAGAAAGACAAGCGTCCAAGCATCCAGAACGAAGCCGACAACGGTCTTTCCAACGACAAGTACACCGTCGCCATGGCCCGCACCATGGAGCCGCATTCGGCTTCCGCGCAGTTCTTCATCAACGTCGCCGACAACAGCTTCCTCAACCACAGCGGCAAGACTGTCCAGGGCTGGGGCTACGCGGTATTCGGCAAAGTGGTTGCCGGCACCGAAGTGGTCGACAAGATCAAAGGCGTGGCCACCACCATGAAGGCCGGCCACCAGGACGTACCGGCAGAAGACGTGATCATCGAGAAAGCCGAGATCGTTGAGTGA
- the lpxH gene encoding UDP-2,3-diacylglucosamine diphosphatase yields MILLISDLHLEEERPDITRAFLDLLGGRARSAQALYILGDFFEVWIGDDAMTPYQLSICQALRELSDSGTQVFLMHGNRDFMLGKAFCKAAGATLLKDPSVVDFYGEPVLLMHGDSLCTRDEAYMRMRRYLRNPVSLWILRHLPLRTRHKLARKLRNESRAQTRMKANDIVDVTPDEVPRIMQAFKVRTLVHGHTHRPAIHKLQIGDQAAKRIVLGDWDRQGWALQVDEQGFQLAAFDFVPSQRALPRP; encoded by the coding sequence GTGATACTGCTGATTTCAGATTTGCATCTGGAAGAGGAACGCCCGGACATTACCCGGGCGTTTCTGGATTTACTGGGCGGGCGTGCCCGCTCGGCGCAAGCGCTGTACATCCTGGGAGATTTCTTCGAGGTCTGGATCGGCGACGACGCCATGACCCCCTACCAGCTTTCCATTTGCCAGGCACTGCGCGAGCTCAGCGACAGCGGCACGCAGGTTTTCCTGATGCATGGCAACCGCGACTTCATGCTCGGCAAGGCCTTCTGCAAGGCCGCGGGCGCGACCCTGCTCAAGGACCCGAGCGTGGTCGACTTCTACGGCGAGCCGGTGCTGCTGATGCACGGCGACAGCCTGTGCACCCGCGACGAAGCCTATATGCGCATGCGCCGTTACCTGCGCAACCCGGTTTCGCTGTGGATCCTCAGGCACTTGCCGTTGCGCACCCGGCACAAGCTGGCGCGCAAGCTGCGCAACGAAAGCCGCGCGCAAACCCGCATGAAGGCCAACGACATCGTCGACGTGACCCCGGACGAAGTGCCGCGGATCATGCAGGCGTTCAAGGTGCGGACCCTGGTCCACGGCCACACCCACCGCCCGGCCATCCACAAGTTGCAGATCGGCGACCAGGCCGCCAAGCGCATCGTGCTGGGCGACTGGGATCGTCAGGGCTGGGCCTTGCAGGTGGATGAACAGGGCTTCCAGCTGGCGGCTTTCGACTTCGTGCCGTCACAGCGGGCATTGCCCCGCCCGTAG
- a CDS encoding DHA2 family efflux MFS transporter permease subunit — protein MSNNASFTPPSLLLSTIGLSLATFMQVLDTTIANVALPTISGNLGVSSEQGTWVITSFAVSNAIALPLTGWLSRRFGEVKLFIWATLLFVLASFLCGISTSMPELVGFRVLQGVVAGPLYPMTQTLLIAVYPPAKRGMALALLAMVTVVAPIAGPILGGWITDSYSWPWIFFINVPIGLFAAWVVKQQLKARPVVTSRQPMDYIGLLSLIVGVGALQIVLDKGNDLDWFESNFIIIGTLISLIGLAVFVIWEMTDRHPVVNLRLFAHRNFRIGTIVLVGGYAGFFGINLILPQWVQTQMGYTATWAGLSVAPMGILPVLMSPFVGKYAHKFDLRLLAGLAFLAIGLSCFMRAGFTNEVDFQHIALVQLFMGIGVALFFMPTLSILMSDLPPHQIADGAGLATFLRTLGGSFAASLTTWIWIRRANEHHAYMGEHISSFEPATRDALGALGGASNQAYAQLDQVLTGQAYMMSTVDYFTLLGWGFMGLILLVWLAKPPFTAKAGPASAGH, from the coding sequence ATGAGCAATAACGCCTCTTTCACGCCGCCCAGCCTGTTGCTCAGCACCATCGGCCTGTCGCTGGCGACCTTCATGCAGGTGCTCGACACCACCATCGCCAACGTGGCCTTGCCGACCATCTCCGGCAACCTCGGGGTGAGTTCGGAGCAGGGCACCTGGGTGATCACCTCGTTTGCCGTGAGCAACGCCATCGCCTTGCCGCTGACCGGCTGGCTGAGCCGGCGCTTCGGCGAAGTGAAGCTGTTTATCTGGGCCACCCTGCTGTTCGTGCTGGCCTCGTTCCTCTGCGGGATTTCCACCTCCATGCCCGAGCTGGTGGGCTTTCGTGTGCTGCAAGGGGTGGTGGCCGGGCCGCTGTACCCGATGACCCAGACCCTGCTGATCGCGGTCTACCCGCCGGCGAAAAGGGGCATGGCCCTGGCGCTGCTGGCGATGGTCACGGTGGTGGCGCCGATTGCCGGGCCGATTCTCGGCGGCTGGATCACCGACAGCTACAGCTGGCCGTGGATCTTCTTCATCAACGTACCGATCGGCCTGTTCGCCGCCTGGGTGGTCAAGCAGCAGCTGAAGGCGCGGCCGGTGGTGACCAGTCGCCAGCCGATGGACTACATCGGCCTGCTGAGCCTGATCGTCGGCGTCGGCGCCTTGCAGATCGTGCTCGACAAGGGCAACGACCTGGACTGGTTCGAATCCAACTTCATCATCATCGGTACGTTGATTTCGCTGATCGGCCTGGCGGTGTTCGTGATCTGGGAAATGACCGACCGCCATCCGGTGGTCAACCTGCGGCTGTTCGCCCACCGCAACTTCCGCATCGGCACCATTGTGCTGGTGGGTGGTTATGCCGGCTTCTTCGGCATCAACCTGATCCTGCCGCAGTGGGTGCAGACCCAGATGGGCTATACCGCGACCTGGGCCGGCCTGTCGGTGGCGCCGATGGGCATCCTGCCGGTGCTGATGTCGCCTTTCGTCGGCAAGTACGCGCACAAGTTCGACCTGCGTTTGCTGGCCGGGCTGGCGTTCCTGGCGATCGGCCTGAGCTGTTTCATGCGCGCCGGGTTCACCAACGAGGTGGACTTCCAGCACATCGCCCTGGTGCAGCTGTTCATGGGCATCGGCGTGGCGCTGTTCTTCATGCCGACCCTGAGCATCCTGATGTCGGACCTGCCGCCGCACCAGATCGCCGATGGCGCCGGCCTGGCCACCTTCCTGCGGACCCTCGGTGGCAGCTTCGCTGCTTCGTTGACCACCTGGATCTGGATCCGCCGGGCGAACGAGCACCATGCCTATATGGGTGAGCACATCAGCAGCTTCGAGCCGGCCACCCGCGATGCCCTGGGCGCCCTGGGCGGTGCCAGCAACCAGGCCTACGCGCAGCTGGACCAGGTGCTGACCGGCCAGGCGTACATGATGTCCACCGTGGACTATTTCACGTTGCTGGGCTGGGGCTTCATGGGCCTGATTCTGCTGGTGTGGCTGGCCAAGCCACCGTTCACGGCCAAGGCCGGGCCGGCGTCGGCGGGGCATTGA
- a CDS encoding HlyD family efflux transporter periplasmic adaptor subunit — MATAETNNAPENTPDTVNPRKRKVMLLGLVALIVLGGLGVFAWYELYGRWNEGTDDAYVNGNVVAITPLVTGTVVSIGADDGDLVHEGQVLINFDPNDAEVGLQSAEANLARTVRQVRGLYSNVDGMRAQVAAQKAEVQKAQDNFNRRRTLASSGAISQEELSHARDDLTSAQNALANAQQQLNTTNALVDDTVVSNHPDVQAAAAQLRQAYLTNARSTLIAPVTGYVAKRTVQLGQRVQPGTALMAVIPLDQLWIEANFKETQLRDMRIGQPVDIEADIYGSDVKYSGTIDSLGAGTGSAFALLPAQNATGNWIKIVQRVPVRIHVNAEELAKHPLRVGLSTVVNVDLHDQSGPVLAQQPPQKASFSTNVYDRQLSEADALIARLIHDNSAAIGKTAQR; from the coding sequence ATGGCCACTGCCGAAACCAACAACGCTCCCGAAAACACTCCGGACACTGTCAACCCACGCAAGCGCAAGGTCATGCTGCTGGGCCTGGTGGCGCTGATCGTCCTGGGCGGACTGGGGGTCTTTGCCTGGTATGAACTCTACGGACGCTGGAATGAAGGCACCGACGACGCCTATGTGAATGGCAACGTGGTGGCGATCACCCCGCTGGTCACCGGCACGGTGGTCAGCATCGGCGCCGACGATGGCGACCTGGTCCACGAAGGCCAGGTGCTGATCAACTTCGACCCCAACGATGCCGAGGTCGGCCTGCAAAGCGCCGAGGCCAACCTGGCCCGCACCGTGCGCCAGGTGCGCGGGCTGTACAGCAACGTCGACGGCATGCGCGCCCAGGTGGCGGCGCAGAAGGCCGAAGTGCAGAAAGCCCAGGACAACTTCAACCGTCGCCGGACCCTCGCCAGCAGCGGGGCGATTTCCCAGGAAGAACTGTCCCACGCCCGCGATGACCTGACCTCGGCGCAGAACGCCCTGGCCAATGCCCAGCAGCAGCTCAACACCACCAACGCGCTGGTGGACGACACCGTGGTCTCCAACCATCCGGACGTGCAGGCGGCCGCCGCGCAACTGCGCCAGGCCTACCTGACCAATGCCCGCAGCACGCTGATTGCCCCGGTGACCGGTTATGTCGCCAAGCGCACCGTGCAACTGGGCCAGCGGGTACAGCCGGGCACCGCGTTGATGGCGGTGATCCCGCTCGACCAGCTGTGGATCGAGGCCAACTTCAAGGAAACCCAGCTGCGTGACATGCGCATCGGCCAGCCGGTGGACATCGAGGCCGATATCTACGGCAGCGACGTCAAGTACAGCGGCACCATCGACAGCCTGGGCGCCGGTACCGGCAGTGCCTTCGCCCTGTTGCCGGCGCAGAACGCCACCGGCAACTGGATCAAGATCGTGCAGCGGGTGCCGGTGCGCATCCACGTGAACGCCGAAGAGCTGGCCAAGCACCCGTTGCGGGTCGGCCTGTCGACGGTGGTCAACGTCGACCTGCACGACCAGAGCGGCCCGGTGCTGGCCCAGCAGCCGCCACAAAAGGCTTCGTTCAGTACCAACGTCTACGACCGTCAATTGAGCGAGGCCGATGCCTTGATCGCTCGTCTGATCCACGACAACAGCGCCGCCATCGGCAAGACCGCGCAGCGCTGA